The proteins below are encoded in one region of Thermothelomyces thermophilus ATCC 42464 chromosome 1, complete sequence:
- a CDS encoding Aminoacyl-tRNA synthetase (Aspartyl-tRNA synthetase), with protein MSPCGLKKPILALNRMLGHASARNHFTKPRIGNITALDHDTRHEKQVRKAQEHLAKEDERKFERRSFHQRRQEEEERAHQIDPPEIAARYGTKTGDALIKTESIQKLAADPANVGRSVSFIARIHHVRCMSSKLAFIIFRDQVELIQGVLAYREGEISENFVRWAEHLTSEGLVHVQGTLKRPPEKIKGCSIQDLEVVIDSMHSVVPVQEHLPVDPFTMDRVEEDAESHQAEAMASTRVRVSNRIAYLRTPTAQSIFRINSTVCSIFRSVLEANGFIEIHTPKLMPGATESGAEVFRVNYFGRTAFLAQSPQLSKQMSISADFGRVFEIGPVFRAEDSNTHRHLTEYTGLDLEMAINSDYHEALHLIDDLMKSIFKGIYTRCRREIDIIKTRFPHEDLVWLEETPILTFKEAVELLNSSGWTDDHGRKASETEDLSTRAEIRIGELVKEKYKTDYYIIDKFPASARPFYTHLDAEDPRFTNSFDIFLRGQEITTGGQRIHKPDVLKERMKKAGVEPSGVEEYLQGFEFGVLPHAGCGIGLERLLYLLLKLGDIRNASLYPRDTKSLQEHKKTTVQLPHPEADTIRYAYDYEHGRPNLKMPPVEKLIANYGDATNTSWLDDRYKVWRHEATGAAIGYAEENGYALVMGNPLCDPHQYQPVIRAFLKHMRKHKDLRPIWLLVGPKVEEILGSKLGWRTLSCVAEERVPIESAKKVAKKERQAEDAGITIHEQPMDEPVPQEFRDRCDKKIEEWKANRKGSKQVHITEVRPWVDMEHRRYLWAETKEGEIAALCVLHRLSPANGYQIKFALDFPGSPSGTIEALISAAIQALAKSGVRNVTFGTGALPEMVTGGNLDGIRARILSKTYKTIAQQLKLVQKSEFREKFGTTNDLVYICYPFMGLGVSGARTLIKFFEDEM; from the coding sequence ATGTCGCCGTGCGGGCTGAAGAAGCCCATTCTGGCGCTCAACCGGATGCTCGGACATGCCTCGGCTAGGAACCACTTCACTAAACCACGCATTGGCAACATTACCGCCCTCGACCATGACACCCGCCACGAGAAGCAGGTGAGGAAGGCGCAGGAACACCTCGCCAAGGAGGACGAGCGTAAATTCGAACGACGGTCCTTCCATCAGCGGCgacaagaggaggaggagcgagCGCACCAGATCGACCCGCCTGAGATTGCAGCCCGGTACGGCACCAAGACAGGTGACGCGCTCATAAAGACCGAGTCGATCCAGAAGCTGGCCGCCGACCCCGCCAACGTTGGCAGGTCGGTCAGCTTCATCGCCCGCATCCACCATGTGCGCTGCATGAGCTCCAAGCTGGCCTTCATCATCTTCCGCGACCAGGTCGAGCTGATCCAAGGCGTCCTAGCATATCGAGAGGGCGAGATTTCAGAGAACTTTGTGCGCTGGGCCGAGCATCTGACCAGCGAAGGCCTTGTTCACGTTCAGGGGACCCTGAAGCGGCCGCCGGAGAAGATTAAGGGCTGCTCGATTCAGGATTTAGAGGTCGTGATCGATTCGATGCACTCTGTCGTACCAGTGCAGGAGCACCTTCCCGTCGACCCCTTCACGATGGACCGTGTCGAGGAAGACGCGGAGTCGCACCAGGCAGAGGCAATGGCGTCGACAAGAGTTCGCGTCTCTAACCGCATTGCTTACCTGCGGACGCCGACCGCCCAGTCCATCTTCCGCATCAACTCTACCGTGTGCAGCATCTTCCGCTCTGTTCTAGAGGCCAACGGCTTCATCGAGATTCACACCCCCAAGCTGATGCCGGGAGCTACTGAGTCAGGCGCCGAGGTCTTCAGAGTTAACTACTTTGGGCGGACGGCATTTCTCGCCCAGAGCCCGCAGCTGTCCAAGCAAATGAGCATATCAGCCGACTTTGGCCGCGTATTCGAAATCGGCCCCGTCTTCCGGGCCGAGGACAGTAATACTCACCGCCATCTGACCGAATATACTGGCCTGGATTTGGAGATGGCCATCAACAGCGACTATCACGAAGCCTTGCATTTGATCGATGATCTGATGAAGAGCATTTTCAAAGGAATATACACTCGCTGCCGAAGAGAGATCGACATCATCAAGACACGGTTCCCTCACGAGGACCTCGTCTGGTTGGAAGAGACGCCCATCTTGACTTTCAAGGAGGCTGTTGAGCTCTTGAACTCGTCGGGCTGGACCGACGACCACGGCCGCAAGGCATCCGAGACGGAGGATCTGAGCACGCGCGCCGAAATTCGGATCGGTGAGCTGGTCAAGGAGAAGTACAAGACGGACTACTACATCATCGACAAGTTCCCCGCGTCCGCCCGGCCTTTCTACACACACCTCGATGCCGAAGATCCCAGGTTTACCAACTCGTTTGACATCTTCCTCCGTGGGCAGGAAATCACGACGGGCGGCCAGCGTATCCACAAGCCTGACGTTTTGAAGGAGCGGATGAAGAAGGCCGGCGTCGAACCAAGTGGTGTGGAAGAGTACCTACAAGGTTTCGAGTTTGGGGTGCTCCCACACGCCGGATGTGGAATCGGGCTGGAGAGGCTGCTGTACCTGCTGCTGAAATTGGGCGACATCCGCAACGCGTCACTCTATCCCCGCGATACCAAGTCCCTGCAAGAGCACAAGAAGACCACCGTGCAGTTGCCCCATCCCGAGGCGGACACCATCCGCTATGCTTACGACTATGAACATGGCCGCCCCAATCTCAAAATGCCGCCGGTGGAGAAGCTGATCGCCAACTATGGCGACGCTACCAACACTTCTTGGCTCGATGACCGCTACAAGGTCTGGCGGCATGAGGCCACGGGTGCTGCGATTGGGTACGCGGAGGAAAATGGTTACGCGCTCGTCATGGGCAATCCCCTTTGTGACCCGCACCAGTACCAGCCCGTGATTCGAGCCTTCCTCAAGCACATGCGGAAACACAAGGACCTCCGGCCTATCTGGCTTCTCGTTGGCCCGAAAGTGGAGGAGATTCTCGGCTCCAAGCTGGGCTGGCGAACCCTCAGCTGCGTGGCAGAGGAGCGTGTACCCATCGAGTCGGCCAAGAAGGTGGCCAAAAAGGAGCGCCAGGCCGAGGACGCTGGCATAACGATCCACGAGCAGCCCATGGACGAGCCCGTGCCGCAAGAGTTCCGAGACCGCTGCGACAAGAAGATCGAGGAGTGGAAGGCCAACCGCAAGGGCAGCAAGCAGGTGCACATCACCGAAGTCCGCCCTTGGGTCGACATGGAACACCGCCGGTACCTCTGGGCCGAGACCAAGGAAGGCGAGATTGCCGCTCTGTGCGTGCTGCACCGACTGTCGCCAGCCAACGGCTACCAGATCAAGTTTGCGCTCGACTTCCCCGGCTCGCCTAGTGGCACCATTGAGGCGCTCATTTCGGCCGCTATCCAGGCGCTTGCCAAGTCCGGGGTCCGGAACGTCACCTTCGGCACGGGCGCCCTTCCCGAGATGGTGACGGGTGGCAACCTCGACGGAATTAGGGCGCGCATCTTGTCCAAGACGTACAAGACGATCGCGCAGCAGCTGAAGCTCGTGCAGAAGAGCGAGTTCCGGGAGAAGTTTGGGACCACCAACGATTTGGTCTATATCTGCTACCCATTCATGGGACTTGGTGTGAGCGGCGCCCGGACGCTAATCAAGTTCTTCGAAGATGAGATGTAG